A genomic segment from Trichoplusia ni isolate ovarian cell line Hi5 unplaced genomic scaffold, tn1 tig00003647, whole genome shotgun sequence encodes:
- the LOC113508009 gene encoding hyccin codes for MAEWKQLITEWLNEYAALQENEIKSFAAEHEHNHEIATTIFNLFYAEEESEAATPVTPPTCCSKLQSEPQNEQILENVCTQLFSFYRSKEVELQRFTLQFVPTLIYNYLSSVAQGNKKTCRCIETLLIGLYNYEVVDESGKPKVVSFRLPSLAQSSIYHEPLSLGSQFLTESALRRWEDCNTKLVSWGPLPQVEVINAQNRLRVMSALLFIYNRQLSLLPKLALRHFCIASSRIVTQGFNKKTSGSSGKQISRIPVTSNFLLEMIEGCYFAMFNEFYTLAYQAVKDIDQRAKYELFPDVMLVSSAVINSLKNNPSGQPMDGPMGISVALSPATTTVTMSKSMITNASFRTKKLPDDIPIQAGQVVPTDSADMLTSIIEECEAEAAPIQRGAAVRNSKPKLSSFPVLGKKAKDGKEKGAAMAEKKVTLKESSKGIWNSLSGGGGDMVDAQQKTNVNDNSSEANGSMKDEKISMTSILNSTENSDTRSQVTTDSLDMETTPRFAAMQVSSV; via the exons atgGCAGAATGGAAACAACTGATAACTGAGTGGCTAAATGAGTATGCTGCATtacaagaaaatgaaataaagagtTTTGCTGCTGAACATGAACACAATCATGAAATAGCAACCACCATATTCAACCTGTTCTATGCTGAAGAAGAGAGTGAAGCAGCTACACCAGTTACCCCACCCACATGTTGTAGTAAGTTACAAAGTGAGCCACAAAATGAGcag ATATTAGAGAATGTTTGTACCCAGCTATTCAGCTTCTACAGGTCAAAAGAGGTTGAGTTACAAAGATTCACTCTACAGTTTGTTCCCACCCTTATTTATAACTATCTAAGTTCTGTAGCTCAAGGAAACAAGAAGACATGTCGCTGCATAGAAACTTTATTGATTG GATTGTATAACTATGAAGTGGTGGATGAATCTGGAAAACCTAAAGTGGTGTCCTTTAGACTACCATCACTGGCCCAATCTTCTATATACcatgaa CCTCTATCATTGGGATCCCAGTTTCTAACAGAGAGTGCATTAAGGAGATGGGAGGACTGCAACACTAAACTAGTGAGTTGGGGACCCCTGCCTCAAGTTGAAGTCATCAATGCACAAAATCGTTTGAGAGTCATGTCAGCATTGCTCTTCATATACAACCGTCAGTTGAGTTTGCTGCCTAAACTGGCTTTACGTCATTTCTGCATTGCTAGTTCTAG GATAGTAACGCAAGGATTTAATAAGAAAACCAGTGGTTCATCAGGAAAACAAATATCGAGAATACCAGTGACTTCTAATTTCTTATTGGAAATGATAGAAGGCTGTTACTTTGCCATGTTTAATGAATTTTACACATTGGCCTATCAAGCTGTGAAAGATATTGACCAAAGAGCAAAATATGAACTGTTTCCAGATGTGATGTTGGTATCCAGTGCTGTGATAAACTCCTTAAAAAATAACCCTTCAG GCCAACCAATGGATGGTCCTATGGGTATCAGTGTAGCATTGTCTCCGGCTACCACTACAGTCACTATGTCTAAGTCAATGATTACTAACGCATCATTCCGCACGAAGAAGTTACCTG atGACATTCCTATACAAGCTGGACAAGTAGTACCAACAGACTCAGCAGACATGCTTACTTCAATTATTGAAGAGTGTGAAGCGGAAGCCGCCCCCATACAGCGGGGTGCTGCCGTCCGGAATTCCAAACCAAAACTAAGCTCGTTCCCAGTACTAGGCAAAAAGGCGAAGGATGGAAAAGAAAAAGGTGCTGCTATGGCCGAAAAAAAGGTTACTCTCAAGGAGTCTTCTAAAGGTATATGGAACTCACTTAGCGGCGGCGGGGGTGATATGGTAGATGCGCAGCAAAAGACAAATGTTAACGATAATTCCTCCGAAGCCAATGGTAGTATGAAAGATGAAAAGATTTCAATGACTTCTATACTTAATAGTACTGAAAATTCAGACACTCGTTCTCAGGTTACTACTGACTCTCTTGACATGGAAACAACCCCGCGTTTCGCGGCTATGCAAGTCAGTTCCGTGTAA
- the LOC113508011 gene encoding uncharacterized protein LOC113508011 isoform X1 → MRQRTLLFYLGSSPNPSALCFLNILYLMLLFIVILISWFQALVILVFCCLGYGETKLLKDEITNWINDYNLIYAKSCLENVQADPEKFISLGISLTSIYMIACLIFIYGAYTCNNLFMVFFIIMEFLRLILILTLVATSLLLIKQNTMDIGLLIGASVAGGFLLLGMFYLWVCATNLPILINEMEREEQEALIKKLQQLLVTNQRAGPRGIDTIPFSAQSENNNVFTVPRRKNIYGFNSRIH, encoded by the exons ATGAGGCAAAGGACACTATTATTTTACCTAGGTTCTTCCCCTAATCCCTCGGCTTTGTGCTTTCTGAACATATTGTATTTAATGCtactatttattgtaatattaattagcTGG ttTCAGGCGCTAGTAATACTAGTGTTTTGTTGCCTCGGATACGGTGAAACCAAGTTACTAAAAGATGAAATTACTAATTGGATAAATGACTACAATCTAATTTATGCTAAAAGTTGTTTGGAAAATGTACAAGCAG aTCCTGAAAAGTTTATTTCTCTTGGAATAAGTTTAACTAGCATATACATGATTGCATgtcttatatttatatatgGAGCCTACACg TGTAACAACTTGTTTATGGTTTTCTTCATAATCATGGAATTCCTGCGGCTCATCCTGATTCTCACACTTGTCGCAACTTCCCTTCTTCTGATCAAACAGAACACAATGGATATTGGTTTGCTGATTGGTGCAAGCGTTGCCGGTGGATTCCTGCTAc tggGAATGTTCTACTTATGGGTGTGTGCAACTAATctacctattttaataaatgaaatggaACGTGAAGAACAGGAagcattaattaaaaagctGCAACAGCTTTTAGTAACAAATCAAAGAGCAGGCCCGCGCGGCATTGATACTATTCCATTTTCTGCGCAATCAGAAAACAACAACGTTTTCACTGTCCCAaggaggaaaaatatttatggttttaattctagaatacattaa
- the LOC113508011 gene encoding uncharacterized protein LOC113508011 isoform X2: MALVYSCCFWFSLRLGGILIGIFSFFQALVILVFCCLGYGETKLLKDEITNWINDYNLIYAKSCLENVQADPEKFISLGISLTSIYMIACLIFIYGAYTCNNLFMVFFIIMEFLRLILILTLVATSLLLIKQNTMDIGLLIGASVAGGFLLLGMFYLWVCATNLPILINEMEREEQEALIKKLQQLLVTNQRAGPRGIDTIPFSAQSENNNVFTVPRRKNIYGFNSRIH, translated from the exons ATGGCTTTAGTATACAGCTGTTGCTTTTGGTTTTCATTACGTTTGGGAGGAATTTTAATTGGTATATTCTCATTT ttTCAGGCGCTAGTAATACTAGTGTTTTGTTGCCTCGGATACGGTGAAACCAAGTTACTAAAAGATGAAATTACTAATTGGATAAATGACTACAATCTAATTTATGCTAAAAGTTGTTTGGAAAATGTACAAGCAG aTCCTGAAAAGTTTATTTCTCTTGGAATAAGTTTAACTAGCATATACATGATTGCATgtcttatatttatatatgGAGCCTACACg TGTAACAACTTGTTTATGGTTTTCTTCATAATCATGGAATTCCTGCGGCTCATCCTGATTCTCACACTTGTCGCAACTTCCCTTCTTCTGATCAAACAGAACACAATGGATATTGGTTTGCTGATTGGTGCAAGCGTTGCCGGTGGATTCCTGCTAc tggGAATGTTCTACTTATGGGTGTGTGCAACTAATctacctattttaataaatgaaatggaACGTGAAGAACAGGAagcattaattaaaaagctGCAACAGCTTTTAGTAACAAATCAAAGAGCAGGCCCGCGCGGCATTGATACTATTCCATTTTCTGCGCAATCAGAAAACAACAACGTTTTCACTGTCCCAaggaggaaaaatatttatggttttaattctagaatacattaa